From the genome of Neomonachus schauinslandi chromosome 1, ASM220157v2, whole genome shotgun sequence:
ATAGATGGACATTTGAGTGGTTTTCAATGTTTTACAATTATACATGATGGTATAAGGAATACTCTTGTGTTATGTCATTTGGTATTTTTACCAATTTTACTAGTCAGAATTccaccagagaaacagaatcagtagGATATTTATTGCAAGGAATTGGCTTGAGAGATTGTTGAAGTTTGCTAGGTaagtctgaaatctgcagggcaggctgGCAGGAAGGACAGACTAGAAATATTAGGCACAAGCAATTCCACAAGTGGAATTTCTTATCCTTCAAGGAAGCCTCTGCTCCCAAGGACTTCCAACTGGAAGAATTGGGTCCACTCAAATTATCTAGGATAAACTTCCTTACTTAACTTAAACTGATTATGGTTCAGGAGGCGGGGCCTGGCTGGAGCGCCCCAACATgcatgccccacccccccccagttGCTATAAAAGGAAGTTGCCTGTGAGCTCTTCCATCTCCATTCCGCCTTTTGAAGCCACATTCATGGTTGCTTGTCAGACCCCAGCTGCCAAAGTGGTGGAGCAGATGGAGAACAAGTGTGCTTTTCAGGAGGTTGAACAGTTGAACAGTACAGAAGATAAACTTATAGTAGTTAACTTCTCAGCCATGTGGTGTGGGCCTTGTAAAATGATCAAGCCTTTCTCTCGTTGCCTCTCTGAGAAGTATTCCAACATGGTGTTCCTTGAAGTCCACATGGATGATGGTCAGGGTGTTGCTACAGAATGTGAAGTCAATTCATgccaaacttccagttttaaaaaaagggacaaaaggtGGGTGAGTTTTCTGGAGCTAATAAGGGAAAACTTGAAGCCACCATGAATGAGTTAATCTAATTATGTTTTCTGATAACATAACCAGCCATTGGCTGTTTaaaacttgtgattttttttcatttacaaaagGAAAGATCAAGTATGAAGACTGTATACCCACCTGCCATCTGATTATAAgtgacaataaaatattaatcctctcctttaaaaaaagtaagtggaTTATGGattttaatcacatctacaaaatactttcactgtaacacctagattagtgtttgcgTGAACAACTGGGGACTATTgtctagccaagttgacacataaaactgacAATCATGCCAGTGTGTCTTTTGGATAGATTTCTaaatgtggaattgctgggtcaaaggatatATGCATATACAATTTTTCTAGATTGTCAAATTCCTTTCCAGAaggattgtaccattttacattctagCTACCAATGTATGAGAATGCCTGTTTCCCTACAGCTTcaccaagaaaatatatttagggTTTTTCTCAATTGGATAGCTAAAACTTATTACATGACTGTAGtcttattttgtgtatcttttattatatataaagttgGGCTTTGTGGTAGGTTGGATTGCTATTCTTAATCCATCACCACTTGCTTCTGGCATATAACCATGTAGTACACTAGAGTAAATGTGGTCTATTTTCCTGCCTGCTATGGGCTGAATATTTATGTCCCCcctaaaatgtgtatgttgaAGCTGTGATCTCCAACatgatgatatttggagatgaggcctatggaaggtgattaggtcatgaagcgTGAGCCTTTATGAGTGAGATTAGTGCTTTTATAACAAGAAGCACACGAGAGAtaatctctctccccaccacgTGAGGctacagcaagaaggcagccatatTTCCAGCCATAAGCTGGAAAGAGGATACTTACCAggccatgctggcaccctgattttggccttctagcctctagaactatgagaaataaatgtttattgtggtAGGCCACCCAGTTTGATATTGTTATAGCACCTGGAACTGAACTAAGATATTGCTCCAGTGTTTTCCTATAGACAATGGAACGTTAAGGGATGAATGCATATAAAAGCTTTAAATGTGCCTTAAATGGATTGGCTTCTTTTGTATCTGTGATCTGTCATGAGAAGAGCATGCAGTGAATAATCTCTGGTTCAAGGTGAAGACAGAAGACACACTGAATAGAACTGAACCTAGTATTTATCCTGCAGCCTGGAACTTAGAACCTGAATCCCAGAGTCTGGAGCCCAAGATAGTCCCGCATATTTGCTGTAGTGAGAAACATGTGATTACTATTTTTAAGGCACCAAGATTATTTGTTATACAGCAGTTTGGACATCATGACTGACTAATATAGCATTTAGCATATTTCCATCAGTTTAAGTCTGCTTTTGTGTCTTTGAGGAGTGTAATGCTTTATAAGATTTGTAGTATTgccatataatatttaaaaaattttcttctgtatttatttctgtagcctttaaaaatttttaatgttttttatttaacaaatacctaCAGAGTACCCATATGTACTAGGAAATCTTCTGGTGCTGAGAATGCAGGGGCCAACAAGGCTCACATGAAATTTAAATTCTTGTGGTTTTCTTTCATTAGACTTGCTTGAGGCCTGTGTATTTCATTGGTCTTTTCCAAAGAACTAGTTCTTGGATCTACTTTCTAAGAAtcactttttcttccatattacATTACgttctttttttagctttatgcttccttctcctttattttggtttattttattgttcttttcctgattctttaagttgaattttaaccagccttcttccctccttccctccctccctccttccctccctccctccctcctttccttcctttctcttttaaataaacttaaggCTAAAAATCGTTTTTTTGAGTACTACTTTGAAACAATTTCACTAGTGTTTGTATGTATTGTCATGATCTTATTCATTTCTAATGACCCCATCATTAAAGTTTAGATTCCcttttattgaagtattttactttatttttttaccagTAAAAACTATCTttactcttttttgggggggggggaaactccagattttattttattttattttttcttttaaagatttttatttatttatttatttatttatttatttatttatttatttatttgagagagagaatgagagagagagagcaggagaggggggagggtcagagggagaagcagactccctgcagagcagggagcccgatgcgggactcgatcctgggactccaggatcatgacctgagccgaaggcagtcgcttaaccaactgagccacccaggcgccctattttattttttcaatacgtgctctctttaatacccatcaccaggctaacccatcctcccaccccctcccctctagaaccctcagtttgtttttcagagtccatagtctctcatggttcgtttccccctctgatttccccccccttcatttttcccttcctactatccttttttttttaaaacatataatgtattaattgtttcagagttacaggtctgtgattcatcagtcttacacaattcacagcgctcaccatagcacataccttccccaatgtctatcacccagccacccaatccctcccacaccccaccactccagcaaccctcagtttgtttcctgagattaagaattcctcatatcagtgagatcatatgatacatgtctttctctgattgacttatttcgcttagcataataccctctagttctatccacgttgttgcaaatggcaagatttcattccttttgatggctgcataatattacattgtgtgtgtgtgtgtgtgtgtgtgtgtgtatacacaccacatcttctttatccattcatctgttgatggacatcttggctctttccacagtttggctattgtggacattgctgctataaacatcggggtgcatgatcactacatttgtatctttggggtaaatacccagtagtgcaattgctgggtcatagggtagctctatttttcaactttttgaggaacctccatactgttttccagagtggctacaccagcttgcattcccaccaacagtgtaggagggttcccctttctctgtatccctgccaacatctgtcatttcctgacttgttaattttagccattctgactggtgtgaggtggtatctcattgaggttttgatttggatttcccagataccgagagatgttgagcacattttcatgtgtctgttggccatttggatgtcttttttggaaaaatgtctgttcatgtcttctgcccatttcttgattggattctttgttctttgggtgttgagtttgataagttctttatagattttggatactagccctttatctgatatgtcatttgcaaatatcttctcccattctgtcagttgtcttttggttttgttgactgtttcctttgctgtgcaaaagctttttatcttgatgaagtcccaatagttcatttttgcccttgcttcccctgcctttggtgatgtttctaggaagaagttgctgcggctgaggtcaaagaggttgctgcctgtgttctcctttaggattttgatggactcctgtctcacatttaggtctttcaaccattttgagtctgtttttgcgtgtggtgtaaggaaatggtccagtttcattcttctgcacgtggctgtccaattttgccaacaccatttgttgaagagactgtcttttttccattggacattctttcctgctttgtcgaagattagttgaccatagagttgagggtccatttctgggctttctattttgttccattgatctatgtgtctgtttttctgccagtaccatactgtcttgatgattacagctttgtaatagagcttgaagtccagaattgtgatgccacctgctttgcttttctttttcaacattcttctggctatttggggtcttttctggttccatacaaattttaggattatttgttccatttctttgaaaaaagtggatggtattttgatggggattgcattaaatgtgtagattgctctaggtagcattgacatcttcacaatatttgttcttccaatccatgagcatggaatgtttttccatttctttgtgtcttcctcaatttcttgcatgaggattttatagttttctgagtacagatcctttgcctctttggttagatttattcctaggtatcttatggttttgggtgcaattgtaaatgggatcgactccttaattcctctttcttctgtcttgttgttggtgtataggaatgccactgacttctgtgcattgattttatatcctgccactttactgaattcctgtatgagttctagcagttttggggtggagtctttggggttttccacataaagtatcatatcatctggaaagagtgagagtttgacttcttctttgccagtttggatgccttttatttctttttgttgtctgattgctgtggctaggacttctaatactatgttgaatagcagtggtgatagtggacatccttgccatgttcctgaccttagggggaagctctcagttttttcccattgagaatgatatttgttgtgggtttttcatagatggcttttatgatattgaggtttgtaccctctatccttacattctgaagagttttaatcaagaaaggatgctgtactttgtcaaatgttttttctgcatctattgagaggatcatatgattcttgttctttcttttattaatgtattgtatcacattgattgatttgcagatgttgaaccaaccttgcagcccaggaataaatcccacctggtcgtggtgaataatccttttaatgtactgttggatcctattggctagtcttttggtgagaatttttgcatccatgttcatcagggatattggtctgtaattctcctttttgatggggtctttgtctgattttgggatcaaggtaatgctggcttcataaaatgagttgggaagttttccttccatttctattttttggaacagtttcagaagaataggtattaattcttctttaaatgtttggtagaattcccctgggaagccatctggccctgggctcttgtttgttgggagatttttgatgactgcttcaatttccttagtggttataggtctgttcaggttttctatttcttcctggttcagttttggtagtttatacatctctaggaatgtatccatttcttccagattatctaatttgctggcatatagttgctcataatatgtccttctaattgtatttctttggtgttggttgtgatctctcctctttcattcatgattttatttatttgggttatttctcttttctttttgataagtctggccaggggtttatcaatcttattaattctttcaaagaaccagctcctagtttcattgatctgttctactgttcttttggtttctattgatttctgctctgatctttattatttctcttctcctgctgggtttaggctttatttgctgttctttctccagctcctttaggtgtagtgttaggttgtgtatttgagacctttcttgtttcttaagaaaggcttgtattgctatatagtttcctcttaggactgcctttgttgcatcccaaggattttgaacagctgtgttttcattttcatttgtttccatgaattttttaaattcttttttaatttcctggttgacccattcattctttagtaggatgctctttaacctccatatatttgagttctttccgactttcctcttgtgattgagttcgaatttcaaagcattgtggtctgaaaataggcagggaatgatcccaatcttttggtaccagttgagacctgatttgtgacctaagatgtgatctattctggagaatgttccgtgggcactagagaagaatgtgtattctgttgctttgggatgaaatgttctgaagatatctgtgaagtccatttggtccagtgtgtcatttaaagtctttatttccttgttgatcttttgcttaaatgatctgtccatttcagtgaggggggtgttaaagtcccctactattattgtattgttgtcaatgtgtttctttgattttgttattaattggcttatatagttggctgctcacatgttaggggcatagatatttacaattgttagatcttcttgttggatagaccctttaagtatgacatagtgtccttcctcatctcttattatagtcttttttttttatttaaagattttatttatttatttgagagagagagaatgagagacagagagcacgagagggaagagggcagagggagaagcagaccccctgctgagcagggagcccaatgtgggactcgatcccgggactccaggatcatgacctgagccgaaggcagtcgcttaaccacctgagccacccaggccgctctcttattatagtctttggtttaaaatctaatttgtctcatataaggattgccaccccagctttcttttgatgtccattagtgtggtaaatggttttccaccccctcactttcaatctggaggtgtctttgggtctaaagtgagtctcttgcagacagcatatagatggttcttgtttttttatccaatctgataccctgtgtcttttgattggggcatttagcccatttacattcagagtaactattgaaagatatgaatttagtgccactgtattgcctgtaaggtgactgttactgtatattgtctctgttcctttctggtctatgttacttttaggctctctctttgcttagaggacccctccttagtgctctgaatatattgtgccagtcctttctggcctgccaggtctctgtggataggtctgttgccaatctaatgtttttaccattgtaggttacagacctcttgtcccaagctgctttcaggattttctctttgtctctgagactcataagttttactattagatgttggggtgttgacctatttttattgattttgagggggtttctctgtgcctcctgggttttttttttttttaaagattttatttatttatttgacagagagagacacagtgagagagggaacacaagcagggggagtgggagaaggagaagcaggctccccgcagagcagggagcccgatgcgggactcgatcccagaaccctgggatcatgacctgagctgaaggcagtcgcttaaccaactgagccacccaggcgccccctcctgggttttgatgtctgtttccttccccaaattaaggaagttctctgctataatttgctccaatataccttcgcccctctctctctttcttcttcttctgggatcccagttattctaatattgtttcatcttattgtatcacttatctctcgaattctgccctcatcacccagtagttgtttatctctctttttctcagcttctttattcttcatcatttggtcttctttatcactaattctctcttctgccttatttatcctagcagttagagcctccatttttgattgcacctcattaatagcctttttgatttcaacttggttagattttaattcttttatttctccagaaaggatttctctagtttcttccacacttttttcaagcccagctagtatctttataatcgtcattctgaactctagttctgacatcttactaatgtccatattgataagtccctggcagtcagtgctgcctcttgttcttttttttttgaggtgagtttttctgttttttcattttgtccagaggagaaaagatgaatgagagaacaaaatgctaacagggtaacaatgaccccagaaaaatatacactaaacaaataagAAGAGGCCTGAAACcagggcaaaaggagaggaaagaaaaaaaaaaaaaaaaaaaaaaaaaaaacaaaaggaaaagaaaaaaaagaaaaagaaaaagaaaaaaaatatgatcaaatatgatcaggatggtgaatagatcagtgccacacactagattttgggtgtattttggtctattagaagaaactgcctcccaaaattttaaagaaagaaaaacttatatatgtacaaaataagggaaatacaatgaagggatggaatatgactgtaaagatgaaaattataaaagattttataaaaaataataagaagttggttgaaaaaagaatgaagagtaattaaaaaaaaaaagggaaagaatgtgatcaggcaggagcctagaacaaagccatacactagagatttaggatatactTTGGTCTGGTAGAAggaactgtatcccaaaattttattttattttttaatttttattattttttaaatattttatttatttatttgacagagagagacaaagcgagagagggaacacaagcagggggagtgggagagggagaaccaggctcccctctgagcagggagcctgatgtggggctcgatcccagaatcctgggatcatgacctgagccgaaggcagatgcttaatgtctgagccacccaggcacccatatcccaaaattttaaagagagaacaacatatatatatatatatatatatatacaccaaaaataaggttaactacaatgaagggatagaatatgactctaaaagtgaaaaataaaaaagatttttaaacaaggattgataagaagttggttgaaaaaaggaaaaagaaaaatttaaaaaataggaaaagaaaaaaaaagaaaattaaaaaaattaactttgaaagtctaaagaatcagggggaaa
Proteins encoded in this window:
- the LOC110570099 gene encoding LOW QUALITY PROTEIN: thioredoxin-like (The sequence of the model RefSeq protein was modified relative to this genomic sequence to represent the inferred CDS: inserted 1 base in 1 codon; substituted 1 base at 1 genomic stop codon) — translated: MHAPPPPSCYKRKLPVSSSISIPPFEATFMVACQTPAAKVVEQMENKCAFQEVEQLNSTEDKLIVVNFSAMWCGPCKMIKPFSRCLSEKYSNMVFLEVHMDDGQGVATECEVNXMPNFQFXKKGQKVGEFSGANKGKLEATMNELI